Within the Methanothermobacter sp. genome, the region ATGTCTTACCGGTACCTGGTGGTCCGTACATTAGTATGCCTTTTGGTGGTGTTATGCCCAGTCTTTCGAAGAGTTCTGGCCTTTTTAGTGGGATTTCTATCATTTCCCTTACTTTTTTGACTTCTTCTTTTAGGCCTCCGATGTCTTCATAAGTTACGTCCACGAGGTTTGTGACTCCTTCGAGTTTGCTTACGTCTACTGGTTGTGGTTGTATTTCGACGTTTGTCATTTCTGTGACTTTAACGACTCCTGAGGGTTTTGTTGATACTACTGCTAGTTTTATTTCTCCTAGTGGTGATATGTCCATGAAGTCTCGGAGTATTTCGTCGAACAAGCTACCTGTTGTTATTTGTTGTCTTATACCTGATACTATTATGTCTCCTTTTACGAGTACTCTGTTGAGGAATGCTGATCTTATATCACCTCTTATTATGATTTGTTGTTCTACTGGTGCTAGTACGACTTTTTCGGCTTCTTTTACATCGGCTTTTCTTATTGTTACTTCTTCTCCTATTGATGCTCTTGCATTTTTACGTAGGTATCCGTCTATTCTTATGATTCCTAGGCCTATGTCTGATTGTGATGATGCAGCCGTAGCTGCTGTGAGCTTTTTTCCTTCTATTTCTATTATGTCGCCGTCTTTGATGCCTAGTTCTTCCATTGCTTGGGGGTCGAGGCGGGCTATGCCTCTGCCCACATCTGATTGTGATAATGCTTCAGCTACTTTGAGTTTTATTTCTTTCTTATCCATTTTAGTCACCTATTATCTTATTTTTTTGTTATTTTATAATATTATGGGGGTTACCCTAATATTTTAGTAAATTTTTGTAACTATAATACAAATGCACTTTATATTATATAAACTTTTCGGTAACTTTAAATATGATAAGATAAAAATTGTATTATCTTATGATCGCGCCAAAACCTTCAAGTAAACCCTTAACCCTTTCATAAACTCCCCGATCTATAACTTCAAACCTAAAAGTCACACTTACCATCCCAGAAGGAATCTGATCACCTTTATAAATATCAACTACACTAGCCCTCACAACACCATCCAAACCTTCAATAACACTTCTTATAACCTCGGGATCACAACCTTCAAGAAACATGGCTGAAATATCATAACTACGCCTAGGAAGATTCTTCACCTTCCAATCCCAAAGCTCCTCCTTATCCAAAACCCGAATATTTGACACTTTAAGTCTCACACGCCTCTTACCAACCTTCAAAACAGCGAAATCAGGATCAACAGACTCTAAAACACCAACATGAACATTACCAGAATAAATATGTTTAAGACCAACCTCCTTACCAACAGAATCCTTCAGAACATCCAATTCTTTATTCAAAGCAAAAATAGCCTTATCAGATCTTCCAAGAGAAGCCTCAACATCATCAAGACTCTTAGCGGCGAAACTCATCCACCTAACAAAGTCATCCTTCTCTCCACGCCTTAAAAGATCCTCCAAACGTTCAACAGCCCCTATAAACTCTCTACGCACTCTTTCACCATACCTATTATAAACTTGTATAGAATAAGCCAAATAAGGATTCTGCGAAACTATCCTAGCAATAGTATCAAGCATAAGATTATAAATAGGACTCGCAAACCGCCTAGACTCCCCCACATCAACACCCAAATCCCTAATAGTCAACGCAATACTAATATAAGCAAAATGAGTAAGCACTTGAACAACACTCATCATCCTATCATGCTTCTCAGGCGAAGTAATCAAAACCCTAGCACCACGATCCCTCAAAAAACTAACAGCCCTTTCAACCCACCTAGACTTCCTCAAAGGAGTTAAAACCACAACCTGCCCAGCAAGTGAACGTATCCTAGGACCAAACATAGGATGAGCAGGAAGAACATCAACACCTTCAGGGACAAGTTCCTCCATCAAACGGGCAGGCTCCTCCTTCACAGAAGTCACATCAACAAGTAAAGAACCCCTCCGCATATTAGGAGCAACCTCCCTGATAACATCAAGAGTATTCTCAATAGGCACAGATATAATAACAACATCAGCACCCCTCGCAGCCCTAACATTATCAGGACAATACTCCACACCAAGCTCCCTACCAGCATTCTCCCCAGTAACCCTATCCCTACCAGTTATAATAACCTTAAAACCTTCACCCTTAAGAAAACCAGCTATCCACTTTCCAAGGCCCCGTGTACCGCCGATAACCGCAATATCCATATTACCCTACCTGCTCAGTTTTACCCAGCTGGGATGCCTTAACAGCCAAAAAACCGCCTAAACCGCCAAGACAAACTGCCAAGAAACATATTAAAAGAAAACCAGCAACAAAACTGAACATATCAACCCCAAGCATACTACTTATCCAATATGGCATCTCGGGCCCCATTATCATATTATAAATGAATAACATAATTGCAAGGATCAAAGTTGCTATTGCACCCACACTAGAACTCCTATCCTCCTCCTTAGTCAGATAAGTGGCGATAAAACCTACAAAGACGTATATAAAAACTCCCCCAAAAAATACGAACATCACAATCCCAAATATTATACCGATCAAAGTGGCTGTTCCAGCTTCATAATCACCCATTCAACATCTCCTCCCTAACATATTATATCATTCTAAGCATAACCTAAGTATTAGTGTAAGTCCCTTATATTATTAGATCTTTCTATGGTGTGAATCAATGAGAATAATCCAAGAGGACCAAAAAAAAGGAATAATAGAATTAATCCCTGAAACCCTTGACGACCTATGGCACCTATCCCATATAATAGAAAAAGGCGACCTTGTATCTTCAAAGACCACTCGCAGAATACAAGATACCAGTGGCGAAAGGATAAGAAGTGACAGAGGCGTGAAAAAAACATTCTATCTAGGAATCCGCGTAGAATCCGTGAAATTTCATAAATACACCGGCAAATTAAGGGCAACAGGAACCATAGAAAAAGGCCCTGAAGATCTAGTACCACTAGGCTCACACCATACACTAGAAATCAAATTAAACACACCATTACGCATAAAAAAAGAAACCTGGTCCAAATGGGCTCTGAAAAGATTAAAAGACGCCATAGAATCATCAAAAAAATTATATGCTATAATATTAGCATTAGAGGACGACACAGCCGATATAGGGCTTATAAGACAATATGGGATAGAATATTATGGCCCCATTATCGGGGGTATCCCAGGCAAAAGAATACAACAAAAAGACCGAAGAAAAAAAATCATCCAGTTCTATGAAAAAATAATAGAAGCCATAAAAAACCTGAAAGGAATAGAACTCATCGTCATCGCAGGACCAGGATTCACAAAAACAGACTTCCACTCCTACCTAAAAGAAAAACATCCAAAATTAGCTAAAATTTCAATAATAGAAAGCACAGGAACAGGAGGCCGTGTAGGAATACAAGAAGTCCTAAAAAAGGGTACAATCGAATGCGCAGCCACAGAAAACAGAATAGCAAAAGAAATCAGAAACGTCAACGAAATACTAGAAAAAATAGCAAAATCATCAGATTTGATCGCCTATGGAGAAAAAGAAGTTACAGAAGCAGCTAACATGGGCGCAATAAAAAAACTATTAATACTAGACAAACTTGTA harbors:
- a CDS encoding prephenate dehydrogenase; translation: MDIAVIGGTRGLGKWIAGFLKGEGFKVIITGRDRVTGENAGRELGVEYCPDNVRAARGADVVIISVPIENTLDVIREVAPNMRRGSLLVDVTSVKEEPARLMEELVPEGVDVLPAHPMFGPRIRSLAGQVVVLTPLRKSRWVERAVSFLRDRGARVLITSPEKHDRMMSVVQVLTHFAYISIALTIRDLGVDVGESRRFASPIYNLMLDTIARIVSQNPYLAYSIQVYNRYGERVRREFIGAVERLEDLLRRGEKDDFVRWMSFAAKSLDDVEASLGRSDKAIFALNKELDVLKDSVGKEVGLKHIYSGNVHVGVLESVDPDFAVLKVGKRRVRLKVSNIRVLDKEELWDWKVKNLPRRSYDISAMFLEGCDPEVIRSVIEGLDGVVRASVVDIYKGDQIPSGMVSVTFRFEVIDRGVYERVKGLLEGFGAIIR
- a CDS encoding mRNA surveillance protein pelota, translated to MRIIQEDQKKGIIELIPETLDDLWHLSHIIEKGDLVSSKTTRRIQDTSGERIRSDRGVKKTFYLGIRVESVKFHKYTGKLRATGTIEKGPEDLVPLGSHHTLEIKLNTPLRIKKETWSKWALKRLKDAIESSKKLYAIILALEDDTADIGLIRQYGIEYYGPIIGGIPGKRIQQKDRRKKIIQFYEKIIEAIKNLKGIELIVIAGPGFTKTDFHSYLKEKHPKLAKISIIESTGTGGRVGIQEVLKKGTIECAATENRIAKEIRNVNEILEKIAKSSDLIAYGEKEVTEAANMGAIKKLLILDKLVSEKETLLDLVENMGGEIILISSEHEGGKQLEALGGIAAILRFKIH